A section of the Drosophila sechellia strain sech25 chromosome 3L, ASM438219v1, whole genome shotgun sequence genome encodes:
- the LOC6611170 gene encoding uncharacterized protein LOC6611170 isoform X1: protein MWAAKYVLCALACVAFASASPSSERKMKNVMDIPEEPKVPVSLAATLDMSCLSAKILPPKINHGRVSLFDRRRRGKMVFLVAFFVCDDNYDFETEISEMFCSNQKWLGEIPTCIPQSDYVETDEDIDWDGGDNFEEYETVPHDDVEESEIDEDEEPEVSERETPPPPPPPVVDEAEVKPEPEIVIDIYDGHANDVVESEPDQKSGENETLAKTETENEVLENGTPLKAEIQTDVLNSSNASVEPTKDPYEPKLLDNNCGEDNGGCAHICKRLLYPDENQPINKCDCREGYTLDPNDYATCLDIDECLESNGGCSEICENLPGEYKCSCQEGYYLDESGKNCVDINECANPELSSNCQGACENLPGSYRCVVPLEEMPETTEVVENPIEESNQVPVKVSEAPAGKACNSGFQLSDDGTDCQDINECEVEGPEDLDNNAVCQQKCENTIGSFRCSCTEGYHVLEDQRSCALDSCTDLQNPQLNRTRCAHECQDLPEGSYRCVCPKGYELSEDQHSCLVPESPCSTENGVEKCSPGTCLASEDNTSFSCICPTGYRSEAFSCQDIDECAEDTHLCSHTCQNTPGGYQCQCPEGLNLVEEYTCLAENLCEVNNNGCEQICLTARGGACSCREGFRLSADGKSCEDVDECLVNNGGCQQVCRNLPGSYGCICAAGYELLKLDGIRGYCFDIDECSQGTHGCTDQMLCENLNGSYTCLCPPGYALGLDNHIVTSLNSSFITDSTSSEAPSAPTCLDIDECSLSNGNCSHFCQNEPGGFQCACPLGHALSEDMRTCQDIDECLDSNGQCSQLCLNQPGGFACACETGFELTADGFGCADIDECSQDYGNCSDICINLLGTHACACERGYELAKDKQSCQDVDECAGLLSGGCSHECINKAGTFECGCPLGYILNDDGRSCRPALVGCPPGTQRSADGCAPIECNPGYTLGSDDKCVDIDECQNRNGGCSHRCSNTEGSFKCSCPPGYKLDSDQKTCQDIDECAQDNTSCITGTCINEIGGFRCEFRKFPALPEIPTASSLPESPKTEFKKPKYPDFTELSNEIPENPKKPAVFDYPEPKFPSLPKGDGLPKLPPLADIPTSKAPIPQRPEVPKTSCVNQLQPRDLCPRFQAPRNGKSHCNRYRHKQKLFYNSRCRISCNPGYVLQGPEIKSCGANGIWEGPETKCVAINQPRVQRPGICPALKPARNGVVLPASCTQGPSRFGDVCHLQCNAGFVPTGSLLTACMVLQGWSFGTDLNCQPFGSGLFGNHLSSKWNSPETVTPHQIQNVQQIRPYIKCPKNVVILLHAGEQKAHVTLQRPQTNLKNGRLVAHPAWAGQLQGHLPAGVHKVDFRVNDPETKLTIGCHTIITVKAATPRESNPFTFSGISDYSRSSLPRPAPFAILSTSSSYSFPAFKALDATPKPVSFTNFHVSTDSESLPYSKLESLSRESSPKPVSFGSFSTHSSLRQSEFPSFSSPDIGSSSYSSMEPFSPKSAKLISAAPASSESTRVDLGSDTTNYCPPSIEVYLKEHQNLRSVVWDEPRFEGNLLKIYKSHFPGSLFKVGDHAIKYEATTTDGKTLRCTFFIYVRSAKPTPAPIEPKISFDSEPETHSDVSQTYVVCPDKEPVRVTVESVSLPVGCTLKNIRPQSRSPKQLKRGKLTSLWHQYTNF from the exons tgaggatgaggagccAGAGGTTAGTGAAAGGGAgacaccaccgccaccaccaccaccggtAGTGGATGAAGCCGAGGTCAAGCCTGAACCAGAAATAGTTATCGACATTTATGATGGTCATGCAAATGATGTCGTTGAATCGGAACCTGATCAGAAATCAGGTGAAAACGAAACTTTAGCGAAGACTGAAACTGAGAACGAGGTCCTTGAAAACGGAACTCCTCTGAAAGCGGAAATCCAAACTGATGTACTCAACTCCAGCAATGCATCTGTTGAGCCCACCAAAGATCCCTATGAACCAAAATTATTGGATAACAATTGTGGGGAAGACAATGGAGGCTGTGCGCACATTTGCAAGCGATTGCTTTATCCAGATGAAAACCAGCCCATCAATAAATGCGATTGTCGAGAGGGCTATACCCTGGATCCTAACGATTATGCAACCTGTCTCG ACATCGATGAATGCTTGGAATCGAATGGTGGTTGTTCGGAAATTTGCGAAAACCTTCCAGGAGAATATAAATGTAGCTGCCAAGAGGGTTATTACTTAGACGAGTCAGGAAAGAATTGTGTTG ACATTAATGAATGTGCCAATCCCGAACTGTCATCGAATTGCCAAGGTGCTTGCGAGAATCTGCCTGGTTCCTATCGCTGTGTGGTGCCGCTGGAGGAGATGCCCGAGACCACAGAAGTTGTGGAGAATCCCATCGAGGAGAGCAACCAAGTACCAGTGAAAGTTTCCGAAGCACCCGCCGGAAAAGCATGCAATTCTGGCTTTCAACTTTCCGACGACGGCACTGATTGCCAGGACATTAATGAGTGCGAGGTAGAGGGTCCTGAGGACCTTGATAATAACGCGGTCTGTCAGCAGAAGTGCGAAAACACTATTGGATCATTCCGTTGCTCCTGCACTGAAGGATATCACGTGCTCGAAGATCAGCGGAGCTGTGCCTTGGATAGCTGTACGGATCTGCAGAATCCCCAGTTGAATCGCACACGATGTGCCCACGAATGCCAGGATTTGCCGGAGGGAAGCTACCGATGCGTGTGTCCCAAGGGTTATGAACTATCAGAGGATCAGCATTCCTGTTTGGTGCCGGAATCTCCGTGCTCCACAGAAAATGGAGTTGAGAAGTGCTCCCCGGGAACCTGTCTAGCCAGTGAGGATAATACCAGCTTCAGTTGCATTTGCCCAACGGGCTACCGCAGTGAGGCATTCAGTTGCCAGGACATTGATGAGTGCGCAGAGGATACTCACCTTTGCAGTCACACTTGCCAGAATACACCAGGTGGTTATCAGTGCCAGTGTCCCGAAGGACTTAACCTGGTCGAGGAGTACACCTGTTTGGCCGAGAATCTCTGCGAGGTAAACAACAACGGATGCGAACAGATCTGCCTGACTGCCCGAGGAGGAGCTTGCTCCTGTCGTGAGGGATTCCGATTGAGTGCCGATGGCAAGAGCTGCGAGGACGTGGACGAGTGTCTGGTAAATAACGGTGGCTGCCAGCAGGTGTGCCGAAATCTTCCAGGTTCGTATGGGTGTATATGTGCCGCCGGCTATGAGCTCCTCAAGCTGGATGGCATACGCGGCTATTGCTTCGACATCGACGAGTGCTCACAGGGAACTCATGGGTGCACCGATCAAATGCTTTGCGAGAACCTCAATGGTTCGTACACCTGCCTCTGTCCACCGGGATATGCCCTGGGCTTGGATAACCACATAGTCACATCACTAAACAGCTCATTCATTACTGATTCAACCTCATCCGAAGCCCCATCAGCGCCTACATGCTTGGACATTGATGAGTGCTCTCTGTCCAATGGGAATTGCTCCCACTTTTGTCAGAATGAACCAGGTGGCTTTCAGTGCGCCTGTCCCTTGGGCCATGCTCTATCCGAGGATATGCGCACCTGTCAGGACATTGACGAGTGCCTCGATAGCAATGGCCAATGCTCGCAGCTCTGCTTAAATCAACCTGGGGGATTTGCCTGCGCTTGTGAAACGGGTTTCGAGCTAACTGCAGATGGATTCGGTTGCGCCGACATTGATGAGTGCTCGCAGGACTATGGAAACTGTAGCGACATCTGCATCAATCTTTTAGGTACCCATGCCTGTGCCTGCGAACGGGGCTATGAGCTGGCCAAGGACAAGCAAAGTTGCCAGGATGTGGATGAGTGTGCTGGCCTTCTTTCCGGCGGTTGCAGCCACGAGTGCATCAATAAGGCAGGTACCTTCGAGTGTGGATGTCCCTTGGGTTACATCCTCAACGACGATGGTCGCAGCTGTCGTCCCGCTCTGGTGGGTTGTCCGCCGGGCACTCAGCGATCCGCCGATGGATGTGCTCCAATTGAATGTAATCCGGGTTATACCCTGGGATCGGACGACAAGTGTGTGGACATCGATGAGTGCCAAAATAGAAACGGTGGCTGCTCGCATCGCTGCTCCAATACCGAGGGTTCATTCAAGTGCAGCTGTCCACCGGGCTATAAACTAGATAGTGATCAAAAGACTTGCCAGGACATCGATGAGTGTGCCCAAGACAATACTAGCTGTATCACCGGAACGTGTATTAACGAGATAGGAGGCTTCCGCTGCGAGTTCCGCAAGTTCCCCGCTTTGCCGGAGATTCCCACTGCCTCGTCACTGCCTGAATCGCCCAAAACCGAATTCAAGAAGCCAAAGTATCCTGATTTCACCGAGCTGTCAAATGAAATACCCGAGAATCCGAAGAAACCGGCTGTGTTCGATTACCCAGAGCCCAAGTTTCCATCTTTGCCTAAGGGGGATGGTCTCCCAAAGCTTCCGCCCCTTGCTGACATACCTACATCGAAAGCACCCATTCCCCAGCGTCCTGAAGTACCCAAAACTTCGTGCGTTAATCAGTTGCAGCCCAGGGATCTGTGCCCTCGATTCCAGGCACCACGAAATGGCAAGTCCCACTGCAATAGGTATCGCCATAAGCAAAAGCTCTTCTACAACAGTCGCTGCCGAATTTCCTGCAATCCGGGCTATGTTCTACAGGGTCCTGAGATCAAGAGCTGTGGCGCCAACGGAATTTGGGAGGGGCCCGAGACCAAGTGTGTTG CCATCAACCAACCTCGTGTACAGAGACCTGGAATCTGCCCCGCTCTAAAGCCCGCCCGAAACGGAGTTGTACTCCCAGCGAGCTGCACTCAGGGTCCATCCCGATTTGGTGACGTTTGCCATCTCCAGTGCAATGCTGGCTTCGTGCCCACCGGATCCTTGTTGACCGCCTGCATGGTGTTGCAGGGCTGGTCGTTCGGTACAGATCTCAACTGTCAGCCATTCGGCAGCGGTTTGTTTGGAAATCACTTATCCTCGAAGTGGAATTCTCCGGAAACAGTGACTCCTCATCAAATTCAGAATGTGCAACAGATTAGGCCCTATATCAAGTGCCCGAAAAATGTTGTAATCTTACtgcatgccggtgagcagAAGGCTCATGTGACTCTTCAAAGACCCCAAACCAATCTTAAGAATGGCCGATTGGTCGCCCATCCCGCTTGGGCTGGTCAACTTCAGGGTCATCTGCCAGCTGGAGTCCATAAGGTCGACTTTAGAGTTAACGATCCGGAGACCAAACTCACAATTGGATGCCACACAATAATTACTGTTAAGGCTGCAACACCTAGAGAGTCAAATCCATTTACCTTTTCGGGAATATCTGATTATTCAAGATCATCACTTCCCAGACCGGCTCCATTTGCGATTTTGTCCACTAGTAGTTCATACTCATTTCCTGCATTCAAAGCCCTGGATGCAACTCCAAAACCAGTTTCCTTTACCAATTTCCACGTTTCCACAGATTCTGAGTCATTACCCTACTCGAAACTAGAGTCTCTTTCTCGGGAATCATCTCCCAAGCCAGTGAGCTTCGGTTCATTTTCCACACACAGTTCACTTCGCCAGTCGGAATTTCCTAGCTTTAGTTCGCCAGATATTGGGTCATCTTCCTACTCCAGCATGGAGCCCTTTTCCCCCAAGTCAGCCAAGCTTATAAgtgctgctcctgcttctAGTGAAAGCACACGGGTGGATTTGGGTTCAGATACCACCAACTATTGTCCTCCATCCATTGAAGTATATCTGAAGGAGCACCAGAATCTGCGTTCAGTGGTGTGGGATGAGCCACGATTCGAGGGAAATCTGCTCAAGATCTATAAGTCACAT TTTCCGGGTTCTTTGTTCAAAGTTGGCGATCACGCAATCAAATACGAAGCCACCACCACCGATGGAAAAACTTTACGCTgcacatttttcatttacGTCAGGT CTGCCAAGCCCACTCCTGCACCCATCGAGCCCAAGATCAGTTTCGATTCCGAGCCCGAGACTCACTCCGATGTTTCCCAAACCTATGTGGTCTGTCCGGATAAGGAGCCCGTCCGGGTGACCGTTGAATCC GTAAGTCTGCCCGTTGGTTGCACTCTGAAGAATATACGTCCACAATCGAGATCCCCAAAACAACTAAAACGCGGCAAGCTGACTTCTCTTTGGCATCAGTATACAAATTTCTGA
- the LOC6611172 gene encoding WD repeat-containing protein 63, whose product MLPDCHDRIVVFRLSVGIKHINKLIGRHFIKRYRAAHSLTMSTTDIEVTGKSEVDGDLEGFPIDSEVTDVAAPLSSRRSKPYFKKFKEPDSDEDIADPRQLFNVQESWRTLMSLPSCQKVMVSEKAQKALKIEVGINVTQEFPWKQVQFKDLRDVLFDELENSAELMKKFKNFNPEHFILIGFCPLLTEQEDDPPEGEPFIFYSSIKESKMAMSIIQNMEHFERWRMQRRLKKKPRRWVSHGTDEEMTIMVERFKDEPIDVEIQSVYPIQMPRHVAFDYRMTRDVRDGVLELLPNENIKWENVTKKRVNVSVQSAPPKIEREQQTNPTFPSNAWSQYLYEIDDEDLELDETDVDEEEEKKKAQAKPGTYVEPEKKPPEMSAQIEMLLNTLEFNQIDSYRDDYSLISFRQVVQYTNPYLQEFLCFANISKSNKRFVAGYDWYPKLSGLIAVSYAFSTPATVNEATNRVDYVQRAVLEPNPVLLWSFSDNLNYKLEFEAPIENTALTFCPFNGDILLGGSKNGQVVLWDLQGRCEKLDEEEYLTAAQAKYRVMIGEFLNWTIDIEDNVIVPATISLLDCSPKGAITAFYWLGRSIYLSQFGKVYNDPDIRNHHKFFITCAFDGTISFWDLDGKGGKSAKDKMRNRMLPKELTQSESAFKSMVIKPTYNLYFPEPITGIIADTSCFSCLTPIAKLIQANPSNYPIKTIAKDPPTMRQSMIVSTFYGHVSRIDWQGTYTEGEATELINSSTPFAMVHDGPVVMVKKNPFYPELFASIGRTILAIWKEDYNYSPIFWRKRACDLTAVAWSETRPAVLYLTRIDGILEAWDILARDDDACLTEILGGGIITAITEHRPSLPHKILGIGDYNSSIRMVKLPHSFDVPLPNELDQLIKYVLKEERRKMGIQSWEQKYYELNKDIIEAKREAEAEIRKEMEKKEKEEQLASRKKGQKSGEDGGEGGEETKGKKNYSGLNYNEKMAVKWDELNLNRMMTILMSRKQMDPEKLARETALEKERHAYEAAKKKSHLDILGTVENDIANIRARILPLELQDMQRSEMIAERVKREVENADSYEKVCEDAFEILNNFKEFEPIDYIEFLERGRKRRQLLDQSLGGNTDRLRWYEERVKLGELSECQFIYEPISGSQGEESSHPEFAAPQKMMSKSNSDIIVDDLDG is encoded by the exons ATGCTCCCGGATTGCCATGACAGAATCGTAGTTTTCCGGTTGTCAGTAGGAATAAAACATATAaacaaactaatcggacgacaCTTTATCAAAAGGTATAGAGCGGCTCACTCACTAACCATGTCGACCACGGATATCGAGGTCACGGGAAAATCTGAAGTAGATGGTGACTTAGAAGGTTTTCCGATCGATTCGGAGGTTACCGATGTTGCGGCACCTTTATCATCCAGGCGAAGCAAGCCCTACTTCAAAAAGTTCAAAGAGCCGGACTCCGACGAGGATATCGCTGATCCGCGACAGCTGTTCAATGTCCAGGAGTCGTGGCGAACCCTCATGTCCCTCCCCAGCTGCCAAAAGGTCATGGTCTC TGAGAAAGCTCAAAAGGCCCTGAAGATTGAGGTGGGCATCAATGTGACGCAGGAGTTCCCATGGAAACAGGTGCAGTTCAAGGACCTTAGAGATGTGCTCTTCGACGAACTGGAGAATTCAGCTGAGCTGATGAAGAAGTTCAAGAACTTCAATCCGGAGCACTTTATCCTCATTGGTTTCTGTCCACTGTTGACCGAACAGGAAGATGATCCGCCGGAGGGCGAACCCTTCATCTTCTACTCGAGCATCAAGGAGTCCAAAATGGCCATGAGTATCATCCAGAATATGGAGCACTTCGAACGTTGGCGGATGCAGCGACGACTGAAAAAAAAGCCCCGTCGATGGGTGAGCCATGGCACCGATGAGGAGATGACCATCATGGTGGAGCGATTCAAGGACGAACCCATCGATGTGGAGATCCAGAGTGTATATCCCATTCAGATGCCGCGGCATGTGGCCTTCGATTACCGGATGACACGCGATGTCCGGGATGGAGTGCTCGAGCTTTTGCCCAACGAAAACATAAAATGGGAAAACGTGACCAAAAAGCGGGTTAATGTGTCGGTGCAGTCTGCTCCTCCAAAAATCGAAAGAGAGCAGCAAACTAACCCGACTTTTCCGTCGAACGCCTGGTCGCAGTATCTGTATGAGATTGATGATGAAG ACCTTGAGCTGGATGAAACGGATgtggacgaggaggaggagaagaagaagGCCCAAGCTAAGCCGGGTACCTATGTGGAACCGGAAAAGAAACCCCCGGAAATGTCCGCCCAGATTGAAATGCTGCTCAATACCCTGGAATTTAATCAGATCGACAGCTATCG TGATGACTATTCCTTGATATCCTTCCGACAAGTGGTGCAGTACACCAATCCCTATCTGCAGGAGTTCCTCTGTTTTGCCAACATCTCGAAGAGCAACAAGCGCTTTGTGGCTGGCTACGATTGGTATCCCAAACTATCCGGACTCATAGCGGTTTCATATGCATTCAGTACTCCAGCTACCGTAAATGAGGCCACTAACCGGGTGGACTATGTGCAGCGTGCAGTTCTGGAGCCCAATCCCGTGCTCTTGTGGAGCTTTTCGGATAACCTAAACTATAAGTTGGAATTTGAGGCCCCAATCGAGAACACCGCCTTGACATTTTGCCCTTTTAATGGGGATATCTTACTGGGAGGCAGTAAGAATGGTCAGGTGGTGTTGTGGGATCTTCAAGGTCGCTGTGAGAAGCTGGATGAGGAGGAGTACTTGACGGCGGCCCAGGCCAAATACCGAGTTATGATTGGGGAGTTCCTCAATTGGACTATTGACATCGAGGACAATGTCATCGTGCCGGCGACTATTTCCTTATTAGATTGCTCACCGAAAGGAGCCATCACAGCATTTTATTGGCTGGGTCGTTCCATATATTTAAGTCAATTTGGAAAGGTTTACAATGACCCCGATATTCGAAACCATCACAAGTTCTTTATAACGTGTGCTTTCGATGGCACTATCAGCTTCTGGGACTTGGATGGCAAAGGAGGGAAGAGTGCGAAGGATAAGATGCGCAACCGGATGCTGCCCAAGGAGTTGACCCAGAGTGAATCCGCCTTTAAATCCATGGTCATTAAGCCCACCTACAACCTTTACTTCCCGGAACCGATAACTGGTATCATAGCGGACACCTCGTGTTTCTCGTGCTTGACTCCCATTGCCAAGTTGATACAAGCCAATCCCTCGAATTATCCAATCAAGACGATAGCCAAGGATCCACCCACTATGCGCCAGAGTATGATAGTATCCACATTTTATGGCCATGTCAGCCGGATTGATTGGCAGGGCACATATACGGAGGGAGAGGCCACTGAGCTTATTAACAGTTCGACTCCCTTTGCCATGGTCCATGATGGACCTGTGGTCATGGTGAAGAAGAACCCCTTCTATCCGGAGTTGTTCGCTTCCATTGGACGGACCATCCTGGCCATTTGGAAGGAGGACTATAATTATTCACCCATCTTTTGGCGAAAAAGAGCCTGTGACCTTACCGCCGTCGCCTGGAGTGAAACGCGTCCGGCTGTTTTGTACCTAACTAGAATCGATGGAATCCTCGAGGCGTGGGATATACTGG CCCGCGACGATGATGCTTGCCTCACCGAGATCCTTGGCGGTGGTATCATTACAGCGATAACGGAGCATCGACCCTCTCTTCCCCATAAGATCTTGGGCATTGGTGATTATAACAGTAGTATAAGAATGGTAAAGCTGCCCCATTCCTTCGATGTGCCCCTGCCCAATGAGCTCGATCAGCTGATAAAGTACGTGCTGAAGGAGGAGCGCCGCAAGATGGGCATTCAGTCGTGGGAACAGAAGTACTATGAACTCAACAAGGACATCATAGAGGCAAAGCGGGAGGCTGAAGCGGAAATCCGcaaggaaatggaaaaaaaggaaaaggaggAGCAGCTTGCCAGCAGGAAAAAGGGCCAAAAGTCCGGAGAAGATGGCGGAGAAGGCGGCGAAGAGACCAA AGGTAAGAAGAACTACAGCGGCTTGAACTACAACGAAAAAATGGCTGTCAAGTGGGACGAACTTAATCTTAACCGGATGATGACCATTCTGATGTCCCGCAAGCAAATGGATCCCGAGAAATTGGCCAGGGAGACGGCACTGGAGAAGGAGCGTCACGCCTACGAGGCTGCCAAGAAGAAGTCCCATTTGGATATCCTAGGCACAGTGGAAAACGATATCGCTAACATAAGGGCCAGAATCCTGCCGTTAGAGCTTCAGGACATGCAGCGCAGTGAGATGATCGCGGAGAGGGTAAAACGAGAGGTTGAGAACGCGGACTCCTACGAAAAGGTGTGCGAAGATGCCTTCGAGATCCTGAACAACTTCAAAGAGTTCGAGCCAATCGATTATATCGAGTTTCTGGAACGTGGTCGCAAGAGGCGTCAACTTTTGGATCAATCCTTGGGTGGAAATACGGATCGACTGCGGTGGTACGAGGAAAGGGTCAAATTGGGTGAACTGAGCGAGTGCCAGTTCATCTACGAACCCATTAGTGGATCTCAGGGGGAGGAGTCCAGCCATCCCGAATTTGCGGCTCCTCAGAAAATGATGTCCAAATCGAACAGCGATATTATTGTGGACGATTTAGACGGTTAA
- the LOC6611173 gene encoding gamma-tubulin complex component 2 homolog — protein MNSNQSESDFASKVRFHLSKDELERQMRKIHDREESQDGKMRPSGSENSGYNCNASSSTSLPRLESWIFESVGGYYLANENLSKMSLPRQEQLLMRDLIYAFSGVPSAYVRPDIQIDQISEMSSVDIAKVRFRLKKTFTGPFRALVHEILPLIGYYISVQSYIEETNMSPNCGRTRLTLATALSDQLEDYYDLQSKLETDLQDNKLDLKELVRQVRPWLPILKTFSNMTCSARGNLTSAQVLTLLDQFYRDLKDTDVDLKERVNKILTLTSRVYMKIAQLWMQKGVLFDTRHEFFVEDTEPSSTMSSTLLTPEKCCHAYWAERYRLLPDRLPGFLLSQADEIFLAGKYLNILRQCNVSLKLLQRPLSYNQDDLGHEEIIRTSYELPAQKLLKILVEEHNLPFHIRNLKSYFLLQKEGFSETFLHKCQENLKYNVDRLIPEKLQTLLAETLQKSNDYIKDNVRCQLKNCDVATQLGRQHKAKRAEENEEEEEKESCSEQDPPEALNLYGYEALALGYETKWPLSYIIYPELLEQLQMLQRVLFFLHYVKHHLTVLWQSPSEGTGLELTNRSGKLRHRMLMCMLSLENHIMQDITEPRWQSLTLTVDKAKCIDEVLNKLESTVEECLRLGLLPTANTFVKSLYTLGHVCLNFSDFVESSIGEKSIKELEQEVVEYEEEFNSFLSSILELVSQLAKTKDCVERDSCKRLLKRLGEFIEVSDSDKADVSTI, from the coding sequence ATGAACTCTAACCAATCGGAGAGTGACTTTGCGAGCAAGGTGCGCTTTCACCTCAGCAAGGACGAGTTGGAGCGGCAAATGAGGAAAATTCATGACCGTGAGGAATCGCAAGACGGAAAAATGCGTCCATCAGGAAGCGAAAACAGTGGTTATAATTGCAACGCCAGCTCGTCCACTAGTCTGCCAAGGCTGGAGTCGTGGATCTTCGAGAGCGTTGGGGGTTACTATCTCGCCAACGAAAATTTGTCCAAGATGAGTTTGCCTCGTCAGGAACAGTTGCTGATGAGGGATCTAATCTATGCCTTCTCGGGTGTCCCCTCTGCATATGTAAGGCCTGATATTCAGATCGATCAGATTTCCGAAATGTCTTCAGTGGATATAGCCAAGGTTCGATTTCGATTGAAAAAGACCTTCACCGGGCCTTTTAGGGCTTTGGTCCATGAAATATTGCCCCTGATAGGTTACTATATTAGTGTACAAAGCTATATAGAGGAGACCAATATGTCGCCTAACTGTGGAAGGACACGACTGACCTTAGCCACTGCCTTAAGTGATCAACTGGAGGACTATTATGATCTACAGTCCAAGTTGGAAACGGATTTGCAGGACAATAAGTTGGATCTTAAGGAACTGGTGCGACAGGTGCGTCCTTGGTTGCCTATTTTGAAGACTTTTTCCAACATGACCTGCAGTGCCCGGGGTAATCTGACCAGCGCCCAGGTACTAACATTGCTGGACCAGTTCTACCGGGATCTGAAGGACACTGATGTGGATCTAAAGGAGCGAGTGAACaaaattttgactttaactagTCGCGTTTACATGAAAATCGCTCAGCTGTGGATGCAAAAGGGTGTTCTATTCGATACGCGGCATGAGTTTTTTGTGGAGGACACGGAGCCCTCGAGTACAATGAGCAGTACTCTATTGACGCCGGAGAAATGTTGCCACGCCTACTGGGCGGAACGGTACCGCCTTTTGCCAGACCGTTTGCCCGGCTTCTTGCTTTCCCAGGCGGATGAAATTTTTCTGGCCGGGAAGTATCTAAACATTTTGAGACAGTGCAATGTTTCATTAAAGCTGCTACAGCGGCCACTATCTTATAATCAAGACGATTTGGGGCATGAGGAGATAATTAGAACGAGCTATGAGTTGCCAGCACAGAAGTTGCTCAAGATTTTGGTGGAGGAGCACAATTTGCCTTTCCACATTCGCAATTTGAAGTCCTATTTCCTGCTGCAGAAGGAAGGCTTCTCCGAGACTTTTCTGCACAAATGCCAGGAGAACCTGAAGTACAATGTGGACAGGCTGATACCCGAGAAGCTCCAGACCCTTCTAGCAGAGACCCTGCAAAAGTCCAATGACTACATCAAGGATAATGTTCGCTGTCAGCTTAAGAATTGCGATGTAGCCACACAATTGGGTAGGCAACATAAAGCCAAGAGAGCTGAAGAAAatgaagaagaagaggaaaaGGAGAGCTGCAGCGAGCAGGATCCTCCGGAGGCCCTAAATCTCTACGGCTACGAGGCATTAGCTCTTGGCTATGAAACGAAATGGCCACTAAGCTATATTATCTACCCGGAGCTTCTGGAGCAATTGCAGATGTTGCAGcgtgtcctgtttttcttGCACTATGTGAAACACCATTTAACAGTCCTTTGGCAAAGTCCTTCTGAGGGTACGGGTCTCGAGCTCACCAATCGATCTGGAAAACTCCGCCACCGCATGCTAATGTGTATGCTAAGTCTGGAAAACCACATCATGCAGGACATCACCGAGCCCCGATGGCAATCATTGACCTTAACGGTGGACAAGGCCAAATGTATCGACGAGGTACTCAACAAATTGGAGAGCACCGTAGAAGAATGCCTGCGGCTGGGGCTGCTACCCACTGCCAACACCTTTGTGAAATCTCTATACACACTCGGTCATGTGTGTCTCAACTTTAGTGACTTTGTGGAGTCCTCGATAGGAGAGAAAAGTATCAAAGAACTCGAGCAGGAAGTGGTCGAGTACGAAGAAGAATTTAACAGCTTTTTGTCCAGCATTTTGGAGTTGGTTAGCCAGTTGGCTAAGACGAAAGACTGTGTGGAGCGGGACTCCTGTAAACGATTGCTCAAACGACTTGGGGAGTTCATCGAGGTTTCCGATTCGGATAAGGCTGACGTTTCCACTATTTAA